In Papaver somniferum cultivar HN1 chromosome 9, ASM357369v1, whole genome shotgun sequence, the genomic stretch GCTTCATTTGATTGTGTTGTTCACATTTCATTCAAACTTGATATCTTATTTTCTTTGGTTTAATGTGTTAAAAAACTGTGTTGTTTTGGTTGCACCAACTAAAACTGGCTTCTAACATGAGATTAGTGTTGTTAATCTCATTCATTAATGAGATAAAATTTAAAACCGAAAATTactagtaatttttttttctttttcttcaagagatgaatTTGGCATGAAAGATTGCTAGCTGTAGCCTGGCTGTCTCTTTGGCACAGTCATCTTGCATGATCTTGTTTTTCTTAGGAAGTACTAGTATAATAatattaattcttaaaaacaaaaaatagaaaaacCTTTTTGTGGGATTAACTCCTTCAAATCCCAAGAGAACAAACGTGCTATCTTGGTATCATGACTCACTAGCATGTTCTCCCTAATTAGGGCAAACCTCCCACACACACACCCCACCACAATCTCATCCATGTCTTGATTTCTTTTGCCTTCCTTTGTCCCAGGATTTTAGTATGAAATATTGTAATCACTTATTATTACTTGTTAATCATCACATAACAAATTGGTTCATTGGCCTTTTCCAACcagttttctttccttttttttcttaatGTGTATGATCAAGTGATGCAACCCATTACTTGCAACTATTTAAGTACACTAGCaggttattttattttgtaaaatatGTGGTGGTAATAATTATAGTTTCTACAGTGATGATTGTGATGTGTTCTACTGTTGCATGCACCCTTGACATGGGTGACACTTGGTGTTTACAAGAAATATACTATTGTGGGTTTGATTTTCAATGTGCTTTTGAATGAAGGTGGAAAGAAGGATTGATTTGGTTTATGGAGGTGGTAGTATTGGACTCATGGGTCTTGTTTCTCAGGCAGTTCATGATGGTGGGCGCCATGTTTTAGGGTTCGCTCTCtgcccctctctctctctctctccatatTCTTTACTTCTTCCATACTCTTAAGAATATTACTCTGTATTATACCAGTACCACAAGCAGTAGATATGAGATCTGTTTAGACGATCTTGCAACTTGATCAACCCTATAATGATTAGCTTTTTTGTTTTTCCCTCTCTTTATTTTAATTTGCAGGATTATTCCAAGAACTCTAATGCCTAAAGAGGTAATTAAATCTCTGTAACCTCTCTGTAAATAATGTAAAGCATCCTAAATCAACTTATTAGTGCATTAACACTTCACTACTTTCACCCGTGCAGTTAACTGGTGTGACTGTTGGAGAAGTTAGAGCTGTTTCTGACATGCACCAAAGGAAAGCCGAAATGGCTCGTCAAGCTGATGCTTTTATTGCCCTTCCTGGTGAGAATCTGATCGGCTTGGGAACAAAAACCTTAGATTTACCATGATACATCTATCTAATTCTGATCACATGATATCATTTGTTCTGTCTCAGGTGGATATGGTACCCTTGAAGAATTACTTGAAGTCATTACTTGGGCTCAGCTTGGAATCCACCGTAAACCTGTAAGTACTGTTCTTGTTTCACTCTAGGGAAAGAAGTTATCTGCTTTTGGTAATATTCTTTACATTTTTTTGAGAGACTAAGAACGAACaagtaaattttttcaaaaatcaaaaGTTAAAACCAAGTTTTCAAGTACCTGAGTTCACTGCAACACTCACCTACCATGTGTTAGTTAAGTTAAATCACGTACATGCAATTGGGTCATTAGGTAAGAACGACAGGATTTGTCCTTTAATATTCAATCTAATCCTGATCAACTTGAATGAACCTCCCTTCATATGGGAAAAGGTTTTAAATCTATTAAACTAATGTGTATATGATTTAAGTGTTAAAGCAagagccaacaacacctttaactTGTTTATGTTTATTTTGATAATGTTTTTTTTACAAGCTAGCAAAAGGGCAAATTCATTTAAAATTAACACTCATCGAAAAAATGAGAGTTAAGAGAGAAAATACATTCTGATAATGTTCCTTGAACATGATTCAAGAGTATGTCTGTTTACCCGTCTTATCATAAATTGATGAGGAACATTTATCATTTTTGGTGCAGGTGGGACTTTTAAATGTTGATGGGTTTTACGACTCGCTGTTGTCTTTTATTGACAAAGCAGTTGATGAAGGCTTTATTTCTCCCTCTGCACGTCGCATTATCGTTTCTGCCTCAACAGCCGAGCAACTGATGGAAGGACTAGAGGTATAATATGTAACTAAAGTATTAGCTTAAATCCCAAACAATTTGTTAATAGCTCTACTATGATTTGCACTCTAATCCGAAGGTTTTGAACTTATCAGTACGTAATCTTCGATAATATTCCCACTACCGCTACCATTACCTTTTTGGCACTCCTAATATTATAAGTGTAACATAAGTAGCGTGATCAAGCACACACTGGAGCTGAATACTTTATGTTTCAGAATGTCAAACTGATTAATCTTCAAACTAGCATTATATATTGGAATTGTTGTGTAGTTAGATTTCAATATTCAAGTTGACTAACCCTTTTTCTCCTTTCTTCTTTTTCAACTCTCCTCTTGGGAATAAAGGAGTTTGTGCCAGAGTACGACGAGATAACAGCAAGTTTGGTATGGGAACCAGAGAAGAAGATAACTTATGAGCCGGAATCAGGAGTTGCTATGTAGTACTGATAGGGTCACTGAAATATTGTGTATGTTTTGTCTCTTTTTTTTGGTTACCTTTTCTAGAAGGTTTTTTTGGGGGGGATTTAACATATACATACTTCATCGGAAAATATCGCGTGTACACAGTTCTGATCTTTCTTCTCACATACATACTTAGCAGCAAATATCCTAGAAGGAAAATGCTCTTAGCGACAAGTTTCATCTACTATAGTATGTCGGCTgactttattttaaaaaaaaaaaattgttgttggtGACGATGAATTAACTAAGCAGGTCAGGTTTAATTAAGTTAATTCAAAGTAATTTCTCAGTCTCTTGTCTTTCTACTCTTTAACGTTTCAGTACTATGTAAATTGTAACACAGTTGATTCGTAAAATGTATATGCACGGTTTGTGAATGGGGGAGCAGTACTCTGTGTTCCAGCTGTTTGCCTTGAATATGGATAAATATTGTGCAGACTAAAACAGGGTATGTACATTAAAAGATGGATGCACACACGAACAAACAAACGCAGTACAATACAATATTTGTAAGGGAGAATAAAACAGACGGAAACGTTCGTTTTTAAATTAGGAACACTTGATAATGTTGGGAAATCTCCAAACTCCATCTCATCTAATAGAGATACTTCTGCTATGACTTTCCACCCCATTTTTCCTAGTTTTCGAATCTAATAACTCAAGAAGCCCAATTCTATTTGCTAGCTAAATCTCTCCAACAATTCCTTGTAAATTTCGAATCCTTTCTCTATATACAGAAAAGTTTCTAATTGATGGAGTGAACTAATAATAGCTAGAACAAGTAAATGAAGATAAATATGCGCAACGATCAGTGGCAATGTGTGCTTATCCATATATTGAGACGAAGAATAGGAGTATAGGTCGGCAGTGACGCACCTGCTGATCCGAAACATTGTTACTTAGTTGATGCTTCAGCAGGTGATGATGTAAACTGTAATCAGGAGAGGGAAATATTACCTGCAAATAAAACATTCAATCTAGAAAAGGTAGAAGCTGTGCAATACATACTGCTTAGGTTTGAACCAATTTCGACACCACTGAGTCAACATATATTGAGAAATATAGTAGTAGTACTTGTTTCGTGTACATACAAAAAAAGATGcatcgtgtatatatatatatatatcagtggTTAATCATACAAAATTACAAAAGGTGATGCATCACAGATATCGGTCAGCATTTTGATTCTGCTCCTCCGATTAAAGGAAAGGACTGCAACATATTGAAGATGATGCAACAAAAGCATCAAGCGGTTAGAATATTCATCAGCACCCCTCAGACATTAGTAAGTTCCTGCTTCCTAATGAAACTGTCTCAGGTCGTAAAGAAACCTTCGTCATAATGATGTTATCAACTGGTGCTAATGTGGTGGATTTACTTTCAAGAATTAGTGAATTCTTGTTGATGTTTTGGTACAAGGGACTTTGGACAGGGTAAACATCAAAACCTGATCCTCTGGAGGCCTCTAGAAGGATGGGGAATGGCGTTTCATGGGTGGAAGTAGAAGCTTTCATCTCTTCGCGCAAGCCTAAGGTAGCAACTTTGTAGCCCTGTATTCGGTATTCAGGAGTAGAGCAATTAAGAACATCTTGAGTATAAGTGTCAGTAACGCCAAACTGCTTCACATCTACATATATGCAAATACACAAAGCACAGATACAAGTCAAACTTTTCTGGGTTTTAAATGTAAAGAAGAGATTAACAAAGGTGGTTCCTAAGAAATACACATAAAAAATATATTTGGCCAGAGAGATAGAACATATAATTTACTACCTCTTCCGCAGTGTATGGATTTCTGTAGTATTGTTGTGTCAGCAAACTGAACTATGTTCAAATTCCTAAATTCGTTCTTACAGGACAATGCCAAATGTTGGAAGGAGAATGATTTTGTCCATGTTCCCAGCATATCGGGAGTAGCAGGAAGAATCAGATTTTCCACATGTAATTTAGATAACATCTGGAAAGATACACAACTCAAACAGCAGACAGGAGATTAAGATTGAAGTAGATGTAATCCAGATAGTAAATGAACCTTAATTGGGTCAGCATGAAATCATAATAGGACATAGAAAGTACTTACTTGTTCAGTGGCATTCAGGAGGCGACGGCACATGCCTTGCTGTCTGTACAAAGGTCGTGTTCCGATGAATGGCATTTCTGCTACTCGTGACCCATGGAGCCTAGAaagtgaaaaaataaaatattgtatATGAATTCATTTGCATATGTCTAGGTTTTTGATGCTAGAACACTATTCTTTGCGATCTAGGGAGTAAGGATGATATCACTTAACATCATTAGTATCGCGCCACCAAATACATTATTGGTGAAAGGACATGCTGAAACGCGGAAACTTGAAGTTTCTTTAATCACAAAATATAGAGCACATTGAAGAGGTAAATGCCGTGAGCAAACCTTATAGTTGCTACTGAAATAATCTCGTCATCCTTTTCCAGAATCACAGTGTAAAAACCTTCATAATTTAAACGTTTGTAATTCGACCTGATAGACAGTTGATTGGAAAAGTAAGAAACCATTTGCTGAGGATATGTAATTAGCAATCTCAATATTGGAAACAGAAGCTCCAGGACGCAACATACCCACAATTGTAAACTGCTTGAGTAATCATATCTAGACTACTCCTCGGATCAATTAAAGGAACGAAACACTCGTGAAGTGCCAACAGTGCCAAGGGAAGTCTTGCATGGCATTCCATCATAGAGGATTGTGTTCGTTTTGAATCAGTACCTTCCACTTCATCAAGATGCTTTACAAGAACCCAAGAAAAGCCACCAGAGATAGGGTTTGATACTCCAAGAATATCTGAAAGGCCTGAGGCAACCTGATTTAATGATAGAAAGAACGATATTATTATGGGAGTTTATGTTACATTAGAATGTTATACACAAATGTACATACACAAACCTCTTTGCAAAGCTTCCCACAGTACGCTTGTGAATTCGTACCCAGTGAATCTACGTCATTTTTGGTAACACAATCTCTGTGATCTACATGAGAAATAAGTTGAGTGTGTCACAATTAAGGTCAGGCTTGCACCTACACAAACTAGATAGAACATAAAGAGATTACGAAGAAAACAAACATTGATGTTGACTAACATTTGCAGCCACAATGATTACAACTGGCCAAGCTCATGGCCCTATAGGATTTATCGTGCCAACGATCACCCCTTGAGCAGAATCTGCAGCTACAATATGGGCAATACCAACTGCCTTCTGGAAGAAACTGAAACAAAACATGACATCTAATCAAAAATTTTAAACTTGAACTGCTTACAAGGATAAACCAAACGTAAGGAGAACAAGCTACACCTCAAGCATAAGACATTCTTGGTGAAAAGTCGAAGGGCAGCCATCACAACATAGCAAGTTTCCACCATCAGCACAAATTCCACAAGTATCATCACTAGGATCGGCATCACCAATTCCTACCACCTGGAAACCAAATTTTCtatgtcttttttccttctcccaTGCTTCACTATGGCACTGCATCAATGACTTTCCAGAGATGAGGCGAATGTTCGTCCAGGGTCGACGAAGATTACTACCAGCATGAACCTCAAACTTTGACAATGACAAAACCATTCTGCAGCAGTTACACCAGATTCCTGCTCTAGTAATCCTACCAGTCAATGTTATCCTTTGATCCTTTTCTATTCTATAAACCACCTTTGTGTTTTCAGCCAGTACACCGGAATCAATCAACCAAGATAAGATGGTAAGTTTTGTTTCAGAAAAGGGAGTGTCTTCAAAATCAGCATTTCTAGTTCTGACGGTAAGACTGCACCCGCCGCTTCTCTTTGTCTTCTCTTTCTCATTTGAACATCTGCTGCTGACAGGCTTTCTTTTGCTTCTATATGAGAGATATTTTCCAATCGTCATAGTTTTTGCTGAGTTTTTCTTCAATGGAAGAGCGGGTTTGTCATAAAGAGGAGTCTCTATTTCATTTTTATTCCCGAAGGAAATTTCGAAAAGATTAGAACTACTAGTGGTTTCCTTTTCCTCAGCCGCTCTATCTCCTAAAATTCTAGATAACCTTGGAAATTTGCCATATGCCGACATCCCCATATTCGCTTCACAACCGACGGGAATATGCCTCCGTTTGGTACTTTTAGATCTCCTGGCTCTAGTGAAATCACAGTCTAGCTGCAGTTTGCTATTCCCGCTTTGACCATTTGTTGCTACCTCATTGATCCATTTGGACCAATTGGTTTCATTACTCGAGCAATCATCTTTGTTACAGGATTTTGCCTTCTcacgatgaagttctccaaaagccaTTTCTTCTGGATATGCCGAGGCTCCTATGCCAGACTTTTTGTCAACCTTCTCCTCTCCCATGGAAGAAGCCAACAGCTCAGTTACTTGTCTATATTTCATATTTTCTGGCCCTGGCAGTCCTGTTTTCATATATTCATCAAACCACACTCCCATAAGTTCATCATCCACCGGCACACGCCTCCCCTTGATACGAACAGACCTCCGCTGTACCTGACGCTCCCTATTCAGGTACACAGCACTGCCATTATGATTATTTGTTATCTCAGTCAGACCTAAGCAATTACTGGCATGCTTCTTAACACTCAAGCCCTCATCTTTGGTGCAAGACTTCAGTTTCTTGTCCATTACCACCAAATGCACCTCCTCTGGCATTGATattttttcaacaggtttacttgtGCGTTCTCCTAATTCTTTCATTTTCATATCATATATTCTCTCTGGTATTATGGTTTCCCCTCCAAGAATTTTGTCTCCTTGTTGAATACCAGTTGTACAGATCGCAGTATTAGCTGTCACTTGGCCCACTTCCACGTCACTAGAATCCAACTCTATTATCACACCAGTCAAGCATTTGACTTGGACAGAAGATTTTTCCCGTAGCGCTGCATTTTCTGCAATGGGTTGAACCACAGTTCTAGTCCTCCTGCTAGTACTTTTCCTCTTAATCTTAGGAGTTCTTTGAGCTACATTATCTCTAAAACTTACAACCGACTGAGAAAAGCAGCATTGCCTCTCTGCAAATTTCGAAGCATCACGGGAAAATACTTCCAAAGCTTTCTGAAGAGACCCATAAATAGAACCTGATGGAGATACATAACTGGCATCACGGCCTTCCTGAGCGACTACCATCCATCCACATGATAACAGAATGCTCTTTAAGCTATTAGGATTGGCCATATTCTGAATATCAGACTCCGAAACACCCATATCCTCATCTTCTATTACCAGGGGTTTCCTATTCTTagatttattaggtttcattCTTTTGCTGACTGAACTAGATATACTGTTCCCTTGCTTAGGCAACCAAGTATGATCACCTCTCGGCGACACACATTTTGTAAAAGCTTTGTTCTTCTGCATCCTATCAGAACCTCCATCATGAATTACTTGTTTACTCATTTTAGAAATCTCAGGCATTCCATTCCCACCCATATTCACATTGAGGTTCCTAAACCCCAGCACCCCTTCTTTCTCATTAACATCTTTTGAACTTCCTGAAAATGATTCATGCAATGAAAAATACCCACCACCCACATCTTCTTTTCTGCCGTTAATTCCAAGAGCAAAttctaaagaagaagaac encodes the following:
- the LOC113310749 gene encoding cytokinin riboside 5'-monophosphate phosphoribohydrolase LOG7-like, translated to MEVTNSSRFKRVCVFCGSSSGNKPTYQEAAVQLGKELVERRIDLVYGGGSIGLMGLVSQAVHDGGRHVLGIIPRTLMPKELTGVTVGEVRAVSDMHQRKAEMARQADAFIALPGGYGTLEELLEVITWAQLGIHRKPVGLLNVDGFYDSLLSFIDKAVDEGFISPSARRIIVSASTAEQLMEGLEEFVPEYDEITASLVWEPEKKITYEPESGVAM
- the LOC113310748 gene encoding uncharacterized protein LOC113310748, producing MAFPKLVGFSFGVEEQTFSSVNRQNGFENEDRRRNSILGHCSSSPVWIETSSSSSSSSLEFALGINGRKEDVGGGYFSLHESFSGSSKDVNEKEGVLGFRNLNVNMGGNGMPEISKMSKQVIHDGGSDRMQKNKAFTKCVSPRGDHTWLPKQGNSISSSVSKRMKPNKSKNRKPLVIEDEDMGVSESDIQNMANPNSLKSILLSCGWMVVAQEGRDASYVSPSGSIYGSLQKALEVFSRDASKFAERQCCFSQSVVSFRDNVAQRTPKIKRKSTSRRTRTVVQPIAENAALREKSSVQVKCLTGVIIELDSSDVEVGQVTANTAICTTGIQQGDKILGGETIIPERIYDMKMKELGERTSKPVEKISMPEEVHLVVMDKKLKSCTKDEGLSVKKHASNCLGLTEITNNHNGSAVYLNRERQVQRRSVRIKGRRVPVDDELMGVWFDEYMKTGLPGPENMKYRQVTELLASSMGEEKVDKKSGIGASAYPEEMAFGELHREKAKSCNKDDCSSNETNWSKWINEVATNGQSGNSKLQLDCDFTRARRSKSTKRRHIPVGCEANMGMSAYGKFPRLSRILGDRAAEEKETTSSSNLFEISFGNKNEIETPLYDKPALPLKKNSAKTMTIGKYLSYRSKRKPVSSRCSNEKEKTKRSGGCSLTVRTRNADFEDTPFSETKLTILSWLIDSGVLAENTKVVYRIEKDQRITLTGRITRAGIWCNCCRMVLSLSKFEVHAGSNLRRPWTNIRLISGKSLMQCHSEAWEKEKRHRKFGFQVVGIGDADPSDDTCGICADGGNLLCCDGCPSTFHQECLMLEFLPEGSWYCPYCSCRFCSRGDRWHDKSYRAMSLASCNHCGCKYHRDCVTKNDVDSLGTNSQAYCGKLCKEVASGLSDILGVSNPISGGFSWVLVKHLDEVEGTDSKRTQSSMMECHARLPLALLALHECFVPLIDPRSSLDMITQAVYNCGSNYKRLNYEGFYTVILEKDDEIISVATIRLHGSRVAEMPFIGTRPLYRQQGMCRRLLNATEQMLSKLHVENLILPATPDMLGTWTKSFSFQHLALSCKNEFRNLNIVQFADTTILQKSIHCGRDVKQFGVTDTYTQDVLNCSTPEYRIQGYKVATLGLREEMKASTSTHETPFPILLEASRGSGFDVYPVQSPLYQNINKNSLILESKSTTLAPVDNIIMTKVSLRPETVSLGSRNLLMSEGC